A single Garra rufa chromosome 9, GarRuf1.0, whole genome shotgun sequence DNA region contains:
- the LOC141342405 gene encoding uncharacterized protein — MSFKHHRFTDDLPETSAAVSQSLPPTPLFISHSELKKTLSEVHIPVGSLLHKCMTAEPVNLPAGTTQMQPHDQHGPDLQCHKCMSFYHTYVELDEGKLNSLENATKTQSASHVWHDARKLRITASSAKKVPFRVSTKPDNFLREHLFPRFHGNSATRYGQENEELARAWIESTGYAVEKRGMVVSCKEPWLSASPDGILNSSELLEVKCPFLCKNSTHLAELYSSKISDLKMVDGIPQLQPKGSRGYYQQVQLGMFCTGLEKCKLLVWAPNEQLVIDVPFDFQYCTEVISKLKSFYFTHMLPRIVDEFDCGRLKLCLKYTDLCNCSTNSAGLMLRGFIVSFSVVLQIVSLTFINSDTWLNQECF, encoded by the exons ATGAGTTTTAAGCATCACAGATTTACAGATGACTTGCCTGAGACTTCAGCTGCTGTTTCTCAATCATTGCCACCAACTCCTTTATTCATTTCTCACAGTGAGCTGAAGAAAACCTTATCAGAGGTTCATATACCTGTAGGTAGCCTTCTGCACAAATGCATGACAGCTGAACCAGTAAATCTACCAGCAGGTACCACACAGATGCAGCCTCATGATCAACATGGCCCTGATTTGCAGTGTCataaatgcatgtcattttaccACACGTATGTAGAACTTGATGAGGGTAAATTGAACAGCTTGGAAAATGCGACCAAAACACAAAGTGCATCTCATGTATGGCATGATGCACGAAAATTGCGAATAACGGCTAGCTCTGCAAAAAAGGTGCCTTTCCGTGTGTCTACCAAACCAGATAATTTTCTTCGAGAACACCTTTTCCCTAGGTTCCATGGCAATTCAGCTACTAGGTATGGTCAGGAGAATGAGGAGTTGGCTCGTGCATGGATAGAGAGCACTGGGTATGCTGTTGAGAAAAGAGGAATGGTGGTAAGCTGTAAGGAGCCATGGCTTTCTGCAAGCCCAGATGGAATATTAAATTCCTCAGAGCTGCTGGAAGTCAAGTGTCCTTTTTTGTGCAAAAACTCCACACATCTTGCAGAACTGTACTCTAGCAAGATCAGCGATTTGAAGATGGTGGATGGCATTCCTCAGCTACAACCCAAAGGATCCCGTGGGTACTACCAACAAGTGCAACTAGGTATGTTTTGCACTGGCTTAGAGAAATGCAAGTTGCTTGTTTGGGCTCCAAATGAGCAACTTGTTATTGATGTGCCATTTGATTTTCAGTATTGTACTGAAGTTATCTCTAAACTGAAATCTTTCTATTTTACCCATATGCTTCCAAGAATTGTAGATGAATTTGACTGTGGAAGACTTAAGCTTTGCCTTAAGTATACTGATTTGTGCAA CTGCTCTACTAATAGCGCCGGCCTCATGCTGAGAGGCTTTATAGTGAGTTTCAGTGTTGTGCTTCAGATTGTGTCTCTCACATTCATTAACAGTGACACGTGGCTGAACCAGGAGTGTTTCTGA